A window of the Nibribacter ruber genome harbors these coding sequences:
- a CDS encoding TetR/AcrR family transcriptional regulator, producing MKAPLTPKAEQTRQHIIEQAAVLFNQKGFAGTSYQDLIEATGVTKGCLYGHFASKEELAVEAFEYAAQIIIDRLGEAMAPHDLASNRLRALLDFYRTYLSHPILAGGCPVLNTVVEADDNQPALHARVVVVLNRLHKGVYKLIELGQAQGVFASAANAQHIATFVVATVEGGILLGKAYNDSGPLQTVLQQLERWLQQELGDF from the coding sequence AGCAGGCAGCAGTGTTGTTTAACCAAAAGGGCTTTGCTGGCACCTCGTACCAGGACTTGATAGAGGCCACAGGCGTGACCAAGGGCTGCTTGTATGGGCATTTTGCCAGTAAAGAAGAACTGGCAGTAGAGGCTTTTGAATATGCTGCGCAAATCATCATTGACCGGTTGGGCGAGGCCATGGCGCCGCATGACTTGGCCAGCAACCGCCTAAGAGCCCTCCTTGACTTTTACCGTACGTACCTGTCCCATCCAATTCTGGCGGGTGGCTGCCCCGTGCTCAACACGGTGGTAGAGGCAGATGACAACCAGCCGGCCTTGCATGCGCGCGTGGTAGTGGTGCTGAACCGATTGCACAAGGGCGTGTACAAACTCATTGAACTGGGTCAGGCGCAGGGTGTTTTCGCCTCAGCGGCCAATGCGCAGCACATTGCCACGTTTGTGGTGGCCACGGTAGAAGGGGGTATCCTGTTAGGGAAAGCCTACAATGACTCAGGACCGCTGCAAACGGTATTGCAACAGCTGGAGCGCTGGCTGCAGCAAGAACTAGGAGATTTTTAA